A window of the Candidatus Paraluminiphilus aquimaris genome harbors these coding sequences:
- a CDS encoding amidohydrolase family protein — translation MSYAGNRVIYDADGHIMELPTHLREFADPDVRELIPLTSYSASSVTEEEVAVLVAQGGRHSDDHINRLLSLGDGLIAESKEIQALGAFDGSHRSQALDMLGFKKQIIFSTLSAKAPFSATLETHVKYGAVRAHTRAMTAFCGADDRLMGMACISLDDPILAVKELEFALASGLKGIWVPHRICGDKSPGHPDFDPFWSRLAESGVPFLIHIGGSNYHIDPAWFNNGKPLPKDAFDGGENVRALDYSVLHHAAERFISAMVLSGVFERHRKLKGAAVELGASWVPSFLNILDNTVHAFKRAQPELAAMSRKPSEQITEQMGFTAFPFEDVGTLIEHSNPDLYMFASDYPHIEGGKDPLGSFDAFLTHHAEATHTKFYEDNFRRVFNV, via the coding sequence ATGAGCTATGCTGGAAACCGTGTCATTTATGATGCTGACGGCCACATCATGGAATTGCCAACCCACTTACGCGAGTTTGCGGACCCGGATGTAAGAGAACTGATTCCCCTGACCAGCTATTCTGCTTCCAGCGTCACCGAAGAAGAAGTCGCTGTACTCGTTGCTCAGGGTGGTCGTCATTCAGATGATCACATCAATCGTCTCCTTTCCTTAGGGGATGGTCTGATCGCAGAATCAAAGGAAATCCAGGCTCTGGGTGCTTTCGATGGCAGCCACCGCTCGCAAGCGCTTGATATGCTTGGCTTTAAAAAGCAAATAATCTTTTCAACGCTGTCAGCCAAGGCCCCGTTCTCAGCTACACTTGAGACTCACGTAAAGTACGGTGCTGTTCGCGCACACACGCGCGCGATGACCGCTTTTTGCGGCGCCGATGATCGACTAATGGGTATGGCGTGTATTTCACTCGACGACCCGATACTTGCCGTAAAAGAGTTGGAGTTTGCACTGGCGTCCGGGCTCAAGGGAATCTGGGTACCGCACCGAATCTGCGGCGATAAATCACCCGGCCACCCTGACTTTGATCCCTTTTGGTCAAGGCTTGCAGAGAGTGGTGTGCCCTTTTTAATTCACATTGGTGGCAGCAACTACCATATCGACCCGGCGTGGTTTAACAACGGCAAGCCCCTCCCCAAAGACGCCTTCGATGGGGGTGAGAACGTTAGAGCCCTCGATTACTCAGTACTGCACCACGCGGCGGAGCGCTTTATCAGCGCCATGGTTTTGAGTGGTGTGTTTGAAAGACACCGCAAGCTGAAAGGCGCAGCGGTTGAACTCGGTGCGTCCTGGGTGCCCTCGTTTCTGAATATTCTCGACAACACCGTCCACGCGTTCAAACGTGCGCAACCTGAGTTGGCTGCTATGTCCAGAAAACCGTCGGAGCAAATAACGGAGCAAATGGGTTTTACCGCATTCCCTTTTGAAGACGTTGGCACATTGATCGAGCACTCCAACCCCGACCTCTATATGTTTGCGAGCGACTATCCGCACATCGAGGGCGGCAAAGACCCTCTCGGCTCGTTCGATGCCTTCCTTACACACCACGCTGAGGCGACGCATACCAAGTTTTATGAGGATAATTTTAGACGCGTGTTTAACGTCTAA
- a CDS encoding S8 family serine peptidase, with product MVNQLKTSFVMAALLALGLSTTLESLAASPQTQVPKGKVIAENAINKSVSPFNLRSYIVVLDEEPLVSFEDHRFSRDRDESSPSRSPKFAARQAQAQLIEQQQNAFVSGLGQDLPGAKVNLRYDTVLNGVVVQSNAPDARDILSNMPDVKYVVRDSIVRAHMDASLPLIKAPEAWSLVGGRDTAGAGVRVAVIDSGIVPEHPMFDATNFEAPAVLPDDDYCATVDPAFCSGKLIVARHYTPSDINAEEIDTPYDVDGHGTHVAGTAVGNRVSDSQGTELSGVAPGAYLMAYKALWADGSGSASGSTSSLLQALNDAVSDGADVINNSWGGSASSFDYQLYTDVFRRIEAAGVVLVTSAGNAGPNASSVGCPACAEPGLAIASTNTQSSSINLSVVTLNDVDFPAVPGGDVVHNTDLTARAVLADSIDSNNDDACAPFEAGSFDGGIGIAMRGGLTPDGDPCYFYIKAANLKDAGAQGMIIMNNVPGDAIAMGGLTDLTFPSVMVDLNQGLTLYTTVAEGDDITIGAFQRSEVPEGGISSFSSRGPNFEAAVLKPDVAAPGSPILSAAIGSTSDSYVALSGTSMSSPHVAGAAAVVLQNKPELSATEVKSALVNSANPDAAIGNAGTTASVFASGAGALDLASALGAELLFDTVSLSEGCFSSCDYRLVGKYTGDNALTLSMSLVLNDSNAAVTLASTLAVTPGDAFEVPLTLDVSSASEGWLTGRLIIQDPSQTISSASVPLSILVGEKEDAQVLGISGSITPGTASTVVVGIAGAPDTATDATYNVTITSPNGLTVDEASVTEQLNNATSTTLLGNAASGTVRWSGSLSELSGAITSESFFATGLSLKNDFESAIGSELDCDNIITKPDGCDDIFWGFEVAGLNLQIAGELIETLGISTNGLVVFNYTDEDASAYTYSPQKLPLRARPNSIIAPFWTDLVFGSNAVEGDVYFGIVADGEEDWVVIEWWNAYEWSEEGSSVTDPSYTFSLWMKANSDEIYINYTSLDALPTMLSVGLEDGSGASGISYYFSGTGEAPTANTSHRLNVDAFKGSATVSFDVQSSPIASVTDGSMSMEINTSKTIDLSALTTENRVDDRLTALLDVNGQRYEGTLPVNFPAGEMAYGIVSQTEHGELALASDQPGSTASVFEFTPGTGFVGTDSFTYEVYDSANPSHKSAKATVSITVEDNREDSDGDGLSDAKEAELGTDPQDADSDDDGINDGDEVALGTDPNNADSDGDGVSDGAEVTAGSDPNDASSQPSDGASEEAATGLPIWMLYVATSLSDAASEKQVPLTQTVNAKVQPEIQGAERPPENVLRTDRGGRPLL from the coding sequence ATGGTGAATCAACTGAAAACCAGTTTCGTAATGGCCGCCTTACTTGCTTTGGGGCTTTCAACGACCCTTGAATCTCTAGCGGCGTCGCCCCAGACCCAAGTACCGAAAGGTAAAGTCATTGCTGAAAACGCCATCAATAAATCGGTCAGTCCGTTCAATCTAAGAAGCTATATTGTGGTCCTTGACGAAGAGCCGCTCGTTAGCTTTGAAGACCACAGGTTTTCTCGCGATCGCGATGAATCTTCACCGAGCCGATCACCGAAATTCGCCGCGCGGCAGGCGCAAGCCCAGCTTATAGAACAGCAGCAAAACGCTTTTGTATCAGGTCTGGGACAAGACTTACCGGGCGCAAAGGTCAATTTGCGCTACGACACGGTTCTCAACGGTGTGGTCGTTCAAAGTAACGCGCCAGATGCACGAGACATCCTTAGCAACATGCCTGACGTGAAATATGTCGTTCGGGATTCAATTGTCCGAGCACATATGGACGCATCGCTTCCACTGATAAAAGCGCCTGAAGCTTGGTCACTCGTTGGTGGCCGCGATACGGCAGGCGCCGGAGTACGGGTTGCCGTTATTGACTCGGGCATCGTGCCAGAACATCCCATGTTCGATGCCACAAACTTCGAAGCGCCGGCCGTGCTACCCGACGATGATTACTGCGCCACTGTCGACCCAGCATTCTGTAGCGGAAAACTGATCGTAGCCCGACACTACACCCCCTCAGACATTAACGCCGAAGAGATCGACACGCCTTATGACGTTGATGGCCACGGAACACACGTTGCAGGGACAGCGGTTGGAAATCGCGTAAGCGATTCACAAGGTACGGAGCTTTCGGGTGTTGCTCCTGGCGCCTATTTGATGGCGTACAAAGCGCTATGGGCGGATGGTTCAGGCTCGGCGAGTGGCTCCACCAGCAGCCTTCTTCAAGCACTCAACGATGCTGTTTCTGATGGTGCGGACGTCATAAACAACTCTTGGGGGGGCTCAGCCTCGTCATTTGATTATCAGTTGTATACGGATGTTTTTAGGCGGATCGAAGCCGCAGGTGTCGTACTCGTAACTTCGGCGGGAAATGCCGGCCCCAACGCATCTAGCGTCGGTTGCCCTGCCTGCGCTGAGCCAGGTCTTGCAATCGCGTCAACGAATACACAAAGCTCCTCTATCAATCTCAGCGTCGTGACGTTGAATGACGTTGACTTCCCTGCTGTGCCGGGCGGTGATGTGGTGCACAACACGGACCTCACCGCGAGAGCAGTTTTAGCCGACAGCATCGATTCAAATAATGATGACGCTTGTGCCCCATTTGAAGCAGGTAGCTTCGATGGCGGCATTGGCATCGCCATGAGAGGTGGCCTAACTCCCGATGGTGACCCTTGCTACTTTTATATTAAAGCTGCGAATCTCAAAGACGCCGGTGCACAGGGCATGATTATCATGAACAATGTGCCAGGTGATGCTATCGCTATGGGCGGTCTCACCGACCTCACTTTCCCCTCTGTCATGGTTGATCTGAACCAAGGCCTCACGCTTTACACCACCGTCGCCGAGGGCGACGACATCACGATTGGCGCCTTTCAACGATCTGAAGTGCCTGAGGGCGGTATCTCGTCGTTCAGTTCACGCGGTCCGAACTTTGAGGCAGCGGTTTTAAAGCCTGACGTTGCGGCTCCTGGCAGCCCCATTCTGTCTGCAGCCATCGGCTCAACTAGCGACTCCTATGTCGCACTGTCAGGAACGTCCATGTCGAGCCCTCATGTTGCTGGTGCAGCCGCTGTGGTGCTGCAAAACAAACCAGAGCTAAGTGCCACTGAGGTCAAATCGGCACTGGTGAATTCTGCTAATCCCGATGCGGCAATCGGAAATGCGGGTACCACCGCGAGTGTTTTTGCATCCGGCGCGGGTGCTCTGGATTTAGCGAGTGCACTCGGTGCTGAGCTACTTTTCGATACGGTTTCGCTGTCGGAGGGGTGCTTTTCATCCTGTGATTATCGGCTCGTTGGTAAGTACACCGGTGACAACGCTCTGACGCTTTCAATGAGTCTCGTACTCAATGACAGCAACGCCGCCGTGACGCTTGCATCAACGCTAGCCGTCACCCCTGGCGATGCTTTTGAGGTCCCGCTGACTCTAGACGTCTCGAGTGCTTCAGAGGGCTGGCTTACGGGGAGACTTATCATTCAAGACCCGTCACAAACCATCTCAAGCGCGTCTGTGCCCCTTTCAATCTTGGTTGGCGAGAAGGAAGACGCCCAGGTTTTGGGTATCTCCGGGTCAATTACACCCGGAACGGCAAGCACCGTTGTGGTTGGTATTGCAGGCGCACCGGACACAGCAACCGATGCAACCTATAACGTCACCATAACAAGCCCCAATGGGTTAACAGTTGACGAGGCCTCGGTTACCGAGCAGTTAAATAATGCCACGAGCACAACGTTGCTCGGGAATGCGGCGTCAGGAACCGTGCGTTGGAGCGGCAGCTTGAGTGAGCTCTCCGGCGCTATTACCTCTGAAAGCTTCTTTGCCACAGGTCTTTCGTTAAAAAATGATTTTGAAAGTGCCATAGGCAGTGAACTGGACTGCGACAATATCATCACGAAACCCGACGGTTGTGATGACATCTTCTGGGGCTTTGAAGTTGCCGGGCTCAACTTGCAGATTGCCGGTGAACTCATTGAAACACTCGGTATAAGTACTAATGGTCTAGTGGTGTTCAACTACACCGATGAAGACGCCTCTGCCTATACTTACAGTCCGCAGAAGCTTCCCCTGAGAGCCCGACCCAATAGCATCATTGCGCCTTTCTGGACTGACTTAGTGTTCGGAAGTAACGCGGTTGAAGGCGACGTCTATTTTGGTATCGTCGCCGACGGTGAGGAAGACTGGGTCGTTATAGAATGGTGGAATGCCTATGAATGGAGCGAGGAAGGCTCGAGCGTCACTGATCCTTCTTATACCTTCTCGTTGTGGATGAAAGCGAATAGTGATGAGATCTATATAAACTACACATCACTCGACGCGTTACCCACAATGCTCTCGGTTGGCCTTGAGGACGGCAGTGGTGCCTCAGGTATCAGTTATTACTTCAGTGGGACCGGGGAGGCGCCTACCGCAAACACCTCGCACCGTCTCAATGTCGACGCTTTCAAAGGCTCCGCGACGGTCAGCTTCGACGTACAGTCGTCACCCATTGCCTCGGTTACGGATGGCTCAATGTCCATGGAGATCAATACCAGTAAGACCATCGATCTCAGTGCGCTTACAACGGAAAATCGAGTCGATGACAGGCTAACGGCTCTGTTAGATGTCAACGGGCAGCGATATGAGGGCACGCTCCCTGTTAACTTCCCTGCGGGCGAAATGGCTTACGGTATCGTTTCACAGACTGAGCATGGCGAGCTTGCGCTCGCGAGCGATCAGCCCGGCAGTACGGCTAGCGTTTTCGAGTTCACGCCAGGTACAGGGTTCGTTGGGACTGACTCATTTACCTACGAGGTTTATGACTCAGCCAATCCATCACACAAAAGCGCAAAAGCCACTGTTTCCATTACCGTTGAGGATAATCGCGAAGACAGCGACGGCGACGGCCTGAGTGACGCAAAAGAAGCTGAGCTTGGTACGGATCCGCAAGACGCTGACTCTGACGACGACGGTATAAACGATGGCGATGAGGTTGCCCTCGGTACCGATCCAAACAACGCCGATAGCGATGGTGACGGTGTGTCAGATGGAGCAGAAGTCACCGCTGGGTCGGACCCCAATGACGCAAGTTCGCAGCCCAGTGATGGGGCATCAGAAGAGGCCGCGACAGGCCTGCCAATCTGGATGCTTTACGTAGCCACCTCGCTCAGTGACGCAGCGTCAGAGAAGCAAGTCCCATTGACACAGACCGTTAACGCCAAAGTACAACCGGAGATACAAGGCGCTGAGCGACCTCCTGAAAATGTGTTGAGAACAGATCGCGGAGGGCGCCCACTGTTATAA
- a CDS encoding TauD/TfdA dioxygenase family protein has translation MTHSRDTSFQQKLLSTFGSHSSMTPVLSADRMGRRIRGVDLSQSLSREQATLLIALFDEYQVISFPGQDQNGFHVTNLERLANHFGAPIPHPKNFANYVEYHRQGVALKPLPAHQQSSSRCNAAFPDHITCAKGANSPAVYIVTNLPGSGEHCEEKFVGGLHWHTDIEFEPIPLSTSMFYVQAAPKTRSSPLNTWVPNIKRETGFYHPDSSPELMERRERLPLNGETAYADTAAAFSDLPSSEQLALEKIILRRRVRVNDEGWLIPLVYTNPRTQKKSLHSPIWASRGDNIAPVQVEGMTLAASRHFLDKLEMHILDPKYRYDHLHQPGDVTIWSNFSTVHNAPPAKSIINSPDDARLMYRISCKGSPSFDLPRGDSKAWIDEHISPPYQSTL, from the coding sequence GTGACACACTCCCGCGACACATCATTTCAGCAGAAATTATTGAGCACCTTTGGCTCGCACTCCAGCATGACACCCGTCTTGTCCGCCGACCGCATGGGGAGACGTATCCGCGGTGTGGATTTGAGTCAGTCCTTATCACGTGAGCAGGCCACGCTATTGATTGCGCTATTCGATGAATATCAGGTCATCAGTTTTCCGGGGCAAGATCAAAACGGCTTTCACGTCACCAATCTTGAGCGGCTTGCCAATCACTTTGGGGCCCCTATTCCGCACCCAAAGAACTTCGCAAACTACGTCGAGTACCACAGGCAAGGCGTAGCGCTAAAACCTTTACCTGCACATCAACAATCCAGTAGCCGTTGCAATGCGGCCTTTCCTGATCACATTACCTGCGCTAAAGGTGCGAATAGCCCGGCCGTCTATATCGTTACAAATCTCCCGGGGAGCGGCGAGCACTGCGAAGAAAAGTTTGTCGGTGGTTTACACTGGCATACAGACATCGAATTTGAACCTATACCCCTTTCAACCAGCATGTTTTATGTCCAGGCAGCGCCAAAAACGCGCAGCAGTCCGCTTAATACTTGGGTACCCAACATCAAGCGTGAAACGGGGTTTTACCATCCTGACTCATCGCCGGAACTCATGGAAAGAAGAGAGAGGTTGCCGCTGAACGGAGAAACCGCCTACGCCGATACTGCGGCCGCATTTAGCGACTTGCCTTCGAGCGAACAACTGGCATTGGAAAAGATCATCCTCCGTCGCCGGGTACGAGTGAACGATGAAGGCTGGCTGATACCCCTGGTCTACACCAATCCACGTACGCAGAAGAAATCACTCCACAGTCCTATTTGGGCATCGCGCGGCGACAATATTGCACCCGTACAAGTGGAAGGTATGACGCTCGCAGCGTCTCGTCATTTTTTGGATAAGCTTGAAATGCACATTCTCGACCCAAAATATCGCTACGATCATCTCCATCAGCCTGGCGATGTAACGATATGGAGCAATTTCTCTACCGTGCATAATGCGCCTCCAGCAAAAAGCATTATTAACTCGCCGGATGACGCGCGATTAATGTATCGGATCAGCTGTAAAGGCTCTCCGAGTTTCGATCTCCCGCGAGGAGACTCAAAAGCGTGGATCGACGAGCACATTTCACCGCCTTACCAATCAACTTTATAG
- a CDS encoding SDR family oxidoreductase: MTMDKKTLSGRTAIVTGASSGIGLAIAKQLAQASAHVFLAGRTSEPMEEAKHTIEQDGGNATVLTVDLRDPFQVQNLVEAAVMRTGRLDIMVNNAGLEFPSSIVDGSPEEWRAMLETNVLALLVGCQSAVVAMRECGAKGHIVNISSVSAQRRNSGVYGATKHAVNVISASLRDELEEDDIRVTNVLPGATATNFARNFPGPFVEKMIEMSGTELTPKRGEHYSPETLGEFAKNMKKNLCSAEDIANAVMYVVTQPINVNVADIVVRPPRAMTTPH; encoded by the coding sequence ATGACAATGGATAAGAAAACACTCAGCGGACGGACAGCGATCGTCACAGGCGCCTCCAGCGGCATTGGACTGGCCATTGCAAAACAACTCGCACAGGCAAGTGCTCACGTCTTCCTAGCCGGCAGAACCTCTGAACCCATGGAGGAGGCTAAGCACACCATTGAGCAAGACGGCGGAAACGCCACGGTGCTTACAGTCGATCTACGTGACCCCTTTCAAGTCCAGAATTTAGTGGAGGCCGCCGTTATGCGAACTGGCCGCCTGGATATCATGGTCAATAACGCGGGCCTTGAGTTCCCCTCCTCGATCGTAGATGGAAGTCCTGAAGAGTGGCGAGCCATGTTAGAGACAAATGTTCTCGCCTTGCTGGTCGGTTGTCAGTCAGCGGTTGTCGCCATGAGGGAGTGTGGCGCAAAGGGGCACATCGTCAATATCTCCTCGGTCTCCGCACAAAGAAGAAACTCGGGTGTTTATGGCGCAACAAAACACGCCGTTAATGTGATCTCCGCCAGCTTACGAGACGAGCTTGAAGAGGACGATATTCGAGTCACCAATGTCCTACCCGGCGCAACCGCAACTAACTTTGCGCGCAACTTCCCGGGGCCCTTCGTGGAGAAAATGATTGAAATGTCGGGCACCGAGCTTACGCCGAAACGCGGCGAGCATTACTCCCCGGAAACATTGGGTGAGTTCGCGAAAAACATGAAGAAAAATCTCTGCAGTGCCGAGGATATCGCCAATGCAGTCATGTACGTGGTGACGCAACCTATCAATGTGAATGTTGCCGATATTGTCGTAAGGCCACCTCGGGCCATGACAACGCCGCATTAA
- a CDS encoding TetR/AcrR family transcriptional regulator yields MPTNNKRDSITRAAHAQFRLYGYRKTSMEDIAGELGISRASLYSYFKNKDEIFRSVSVSLHERALANAKQCLLGRWSRENALSKIEQALLARHLPFHDEQFHSAHAGELQDEYSRLCGDVVTQSNTKFQQFLKEALDTAVEAKLIRVQSTKLSTAEVAELLNLATAGLKRGADRPGLFEARVAHFLGVFVRGLS; encoded by the coding sequence ATGCCTACCAACAATAAGCGCGATTCGATCACCCGAGCGGCCCATGCGCAGTTTCGCCTATACGGTTATCGAAAAACCTCTATGGAGGACATTGCAGGCGAATTAGGTATATCGCGTGCTTCGCTGTATTCATACTTTAAGAATAAAGATGAGATCTTTAGGTCAGTCTCTGTCTCGCTGCACGAGCGAGCGCTGGCAAATGCGAAGCAGTGTTTACTGGGGCGTTGGAGCCGCGAAAACGCTTTGTCAAAAATCGAGCAAGCATTACTCGCAAGGCACCTTCCCTTTCATGACGAACAATTTCACTCGGCGCATGCCGGCGAACTGCAGGATGAGTACAGCCGGTTGTGCGGTGATGTCGTAACGCAGTCAAATACTAAGTTTCAGCAATTTCTCAAAGAAGCCTTAGATACGGCAGTCGAGGCGAAGCTGATTCGCGTCCAATCTACCAAGCTCAGCACTGCTGAGGTTGCGGAGCTCTTAAATTTGGCGACGGCTGGGCTAAAGCGAGGAGCGGATAGGCCAGGTTTATTTGAAGCGCGCGTTGCGCATTTTCTGGGCGTATTTGTCCGGGGGCTATCCTAA
- a CDS encoding MFS transporter, with amino-acid sequence MARQLNKRVLASYSMVALPIGAMAMPIAIYLPPFYSGSLGLSLATVGLIFTVARVWDLVTDPIMGVVIDRYGSRWGQYKHWVALAIPLLMLAVYKLFLPNPSDVSALYLGGWLLVLYVGYTMLSISHNSWGSVLAGDYDERSKIFGWREIFIILGMALVLAIPAALDLSRETPISEKLAAMGMFCLVLFPLTVLPTVLGVPDKPSVSTETLGLQDALELVRSNPTLWRLLFADFTTAFAMSATAALYIFFATYAFELKDHASLALLLYFLAGFLAMPAWLKLAYRMGKVGAIRVAIGYTMLLQAGLFFVTDPGNVPLFWGYTFLAGLAFGAGPTLLHSMMADLTDIDESKTGQKRAGMYFALLATVNKLGGASAVGLTLTLADRLFGFTPGLKNSPEAIQGLLVIFCFAPAAALAITYLPLHRYPLSKEKQAEIKQDLSEKA; translated from the coding sequence ATGGCCCGTCAACTCAACAAGAGAGTGCTCGCAAGCTACTCCATGGTAGCGCTGCCCATTGGCGCCATGGCGATGCCCATTGCCATTTATTTGCCGCCGTTTTATAGCGGCAGTTTAGGCTTAAGTCTCGCAACCGTCGGTCTCATCTTCACCGTTGCGCGGGTCTGGGATTTAGTCACAGACCCAATTATGGGCGTTGTCATTGATCGTTACGGAAGCCGGTGGGGACAATATAAACATTGGGTGGCTCTCGCCATTCCCTTGCTTATGTTGGCCGTCTACAAGCTGTTTCTCCCCAACCCCTCAGACGTCAGTGCGCTCTATCTTGGGGGTTGGCTACTGGTGCTTTATGTTGGTTATACCATGTTGAGCATCTCTCATAACTCGTGGGGTAGTGTCTTAGCAGGGGACTATGACGAGCGATCGAAAATCTTCGGGTGGCGGGAAATTTTTATCATTTTAGGCATGGCCCTTGTACTGGCAATTCCGGCCGCGCTCGACCTCTCCAGAGAAACACCCATTTCAGAGAAACTGGCTGCAATGGGAATGTTCTGCCTGGTCTTATTTCCACTCACGGTGCTACCAACAGTTCTGGGGGTTCCCGATAAGCCATCCGTTAGCACAGAGACCCTAGGTCTCCAAGATGCACTTGAACTTGTCCGCTCAAATCCAACCCTTTGGCGGTTATTGTTCGCTGACTTCACGACCGCCTTTGCCATGTCAGCAACGGCAGCTCTTTACATCTTTTTCGCCACCTATGCCTTCGAGCTCAAAGACCATGCCAGTCTGGCGCTGCTGCTATATTTTCTTGCTGGCTTCCTTGCGATGCCCGCTTGGCTCAAGTTGGCCTATCGCATGGGGAAAGTAGGCGCCATAAGAGTGGCTATCGGTTACACGATGCTGCTGCAAGCTGGCTTATTTTTCGTAACTGATCCGGGGAATGTACCCTTATTCTGGGGTTACACATTTTTGGCTGGGCTGGCGTTCGGTGCCGGGCCCACACTACTGCACTCAATGATGGCTGATCTCACCGATATCGATGAATCAAAAACCGGCCAAAAGCGCGCTGGGATGTATTTTGCGCTACTTGCTACGGTCAATAAGCTCGGTGGTGCCTCAGCCGTGGGCTTAACACTCACCCTCGCCGACCGGCTTTTTGGCTTTACCCCGGGCTTAAAGAATTCACCTGAGGCTATTCAAGGTCTACTAGTGATTTTCTGCTTCGCGCCTGCAGCCGCACTAGCAATAACCTACCTGCCCCTTCACCGGTATCCGCTCAGTAAGGAAAAGCAGGCTGAAATAAAGCAAGACCTTTCGGAGAAGGCTTAG